A genomic window from Chaetodon auriga isolate fChaAug3 chromosome 13, fChaAug3.hap1, whole genome shotgun sequence includes:
- the dhrs12 gene encoding dehydrogenase/reductase SDR family member 12, whose protein sequence is MSIYRNAVWFVKGLQEYTKSGYEAAAKHFAPADLDVNLSGRSFVITGANSGIGKATAREIAKRGGTIHMVCRSKERAEAAKDEIVEQSKNQNVHVHIVDMSSMRQVWEFAQNFSQNNTVHVLINNAGCMVNQRELTEEGFEKNFATNALGTYILTKALIPALKKVEDPRVVTVSSGGMLTQKLNVDDLQFEKGTFDGTMAYAQNKRQQVTLTERWASQHKEIHFSSMHPGWADTPAVQTSMPSFHAKMQSKLRTEAMGADTVVWLAVSAAAIKQPSGLFFQDRKAVATHLPLASSRSTPQDEEKLVTMLEEFALKFKP, encoded by the exons ATGTCGATTTATAGGAATGCCGTTTGGTTTGTAAAAGGTCTCCAGGAGTATACAAA GAGCGGCTATGAAGCTGCAGCGAAGCATTTTGCTCCAGCAGACCTGGATGTAAATCTGAGTGGGAGGTCCTTCGTCATAACTGGTGCCAACAGCGGGATAGGGAAAGCCACAGCGCGGGAGATAGCCAAAAGGG gaggaacCATTCACATGGTCTGTCGAAGCAAGGAGCGAGCAGAAGCAGCCAAAGATGAAATTGTGGAACAGAGTAAAAATCAG AATGTTCACGTCCACATCGTTGACATGTCCAGCATGAGACAGGTGTGGGAGTTTGCCCAGAACTTCTCACAAAACAACACTGTGCATGTGCTG ATTAACAATGCAGGCTGTATGGTGAACCAGAGAGAGTTAACTGAGGAGGGTTTCGAGAAGAACTTTGCCACAAATGCACTCG GTACCTACATCCTCACCAAGGCGTTGATACCTGCACTGAAGAAGGTTGAAGACCCAAGAGTG GTCACCGTGTCATCAGGCGGCATGCTCACGCAGAAGCTGAACGTGGACGACCTCCAGTTTGAGAAGGGGACGTTTGATGGCACCATGGCCTATGCTCAGAACAAA agacagcaggtgaCTCTGACAGAGAGATGGGCCTCCCAGCACAAAGAGATCCACTTCTCCTCCATGCACCCTGGCTGGGCAGACACACCag CTGTCCAGACGTCCATGCCATCATTCCACGCCAAGATGCAGTCCAAACTGAGGACAGAGGCCATGGGGGCCGACACCGTGGTGTGGCTCGCCGTGTCTGCAGCTGCCATAAAGCAGCCGAGCGGACTCTTCTTCCAGG ATCGTAAAGCAGTGGCGACCCACCTGCCACTGGCCTCCTCCAGGTCCACACCACAGGACGAGGAGAAGCTGGTGACTATGCTGGAGGAGTTTGCCCTCAAGTTCAAACCTTAA